In one Silene latifolia isolate original U9 population chromosome 10, ASM4854445v1, whole genome shotgun sequence genomic region, the following are encoded:
- the LOC141605901 gene encoding sugar transport protein 14-like, which translates to MAGGGFSSNVPEGRAAMYNYKITPYFIFACIVAASGGSLFGYDLGVSGGVTSMDDFLIAFFPKIYRRKHAHLLETDYCKYDDQILTLFTSSLYYAALVSTFGASVVTRKKGRRASILVGGASFFVGGIINAFAQNVAMLILGRIFLGFGIGFGNQAVPLYLSEMAPAQIRGAVNQLFQLTTCLGILVANFINYGTSKIHPHGWRISVGLACLPATLMFVGGLFLPETPNSLVEQGRVEEGRKVLEKVRGTTDVDAEFADLLDASEAARAIKHPFRNLLERKNRPQLIIGALALPAFQQLTGMNSILFYAPVFFQSLGFTTNASLYSSTITNGALVIAALISMSLVDRFGRRKFYIEAGMEMLVEMVAVGVTLGVYFGHGSGHIPTGMSYFLVLMICLFVLAYGRSWGPLGWLVPSELFPLETRSAGQSIVVCVNMIFTALVAQCFLAALCHLKYGIFLLFAGLILIMTGFVYLFLPETKQVPIEEVIFLWRDHWFWKKYVSEEDVLAHTGGGGPKPDKLDAEI; encoded by the exons ATGGCAGGAGGAGGTTTTTCTAGTAATGTTCCTGAAGGAAGAGCAGCCATGTACAATTACAAGATCACACCTTACTTTATTTTTGCTTGTATTGTTGCTGCAAGTGGAGGATCTCTCTTTGGCTATGATCTTGGTGTTTCTG GTGGAGTGACGTCCATGGACGATTTCCTGATAGCATTCTTCCCAAAAATTTATAGAAGGAAACATGCACATTTACTGGAGACAGATTACTGCAAATATGATGATCAGATTCTTACCCTTTTCACATCCTCCTTATATTACGCGGCTCTGGTCTCCACATTTGGAGCTTCCGTTGTGACTCGCAAAAAGGGAAGAAGAGCCAGTATTTTGGTTGGTGGTGCTAGTTTCTTTGTTGGAGGTATAATCAATGCATTCGCCCAAAATGTCGCTATGCTCATCCTTGGAAGAATTTTCCTTGGCTTTGGCATTGGATTCGGTAACCAA GCAGTACCTCTATACCTCTCAGAAATGGCACCTGCACAAATCCGAGGAGCAGTAAACCAACTATTTCAGCTGACAACATGTCTAGGAATACTGGTAGCGAACTTCATCAATTATGGGACTTCAAAAATACACCCCCACGGATGGAGAATCTCTGTCGGTTTAGCATGTCTTCCTGCAACATTAATGTTTGTTGGGGGTCTCTTCCTTCCTGAAACACCAAACAGTTTAGTAGAACAAGGCAGGGTAGAGGAAGGGCGTAAAGTGCTTGAAAAAGTCAGGGGTACCACAGATGTTGATGCCGAGTTTGCTGATTTACTTGACGCGAGTGAGGCAGCAAGGGCTATTAAACATCCTTTCCGGAACCTTTTAGAAAGGAAGAACCGTCCTCAGCTGATAATTGGAGCTTTGGCACTCCCGGCGTTTCAGCAATTAACCGGGATGAACTCGATTCTGTTCTATGCACCTGTTTTCTTTCAGAGCTTGGGATTCACCACAAATGCTTCTCTGTATTCTTCGACTATAACTAATGGAGCTCTTGTCATTGCTGCATTGATTTCAATGTCTTTGGTGGATAGGTTTGGTAGAAGAAAGTTCTACATTGAAGCTGGTATGGAGATGTTGGTTGAAATG GTTGCTGTTGGTGTTACTTTGGGAGTTTACTTCGGTCATGGATCAGGGCATATACCGACAGGAATGAGTTACTTCCTGGTGCTGATGATCTGCTTGTTTGTGTTGGCATATGGAAGGTCATGGGGTCCACTAGGGTGGCTAGTACCCAGTGAACTTTTCCCACTGGAGACAAGGTCTGCTGGTCAGAGTATCGTCGTCTGTGTCAACATGATATTCACTGCCTTGGTCGCGCAGTGTTTCCTGGCTGCCCTTTGTCATCTCAAATACGGCATCTTCTTGCTCTTCGCGGGGTTGATCCTCATTATGACAGGCTTTGTTTACTTATTCCTCCCAGAAACCAAACAAGTACCAATTGAAGAAGTGATTTTCCTGTGGAGAGACCATTGGTTCTGGAAAAAATATGTATCAGAAGAAGATGTGTTAGCACACACTGGTGGTGGGGGTCCCAAACCCGACAAGTTAGATGCAGAAATCTAA